In a single window of the Nocardiopsis composta genome:
- a CDS encoding type I polyketide synthase, which translates to MENANGNEARLREYLKRVTAELQQSGRRVRELEERAHEPVAIVGMACRLPGGVESPEDLWRLVASGTDTITGFPDDRGWDARGLYDPDPDSAGRTYCRSGGFLEGAADFDPGFFGISPREALAMDPQQRLSLTLAWEAIERAGIVPRSVRGERVGVFMGAWHTGYGAGEQEPPAGLEGHLVSGAALGFVAGRVSYVLGFDGPAVTVDTACSSSLVALHQAVRALRGGECDMALAGGVTVMPNPDLFVQFSRQRGLAPDGRCKAFAAGADGFGPAEGAATLLVERLSDARRNGHPVLAVVRGSAINQDGASNGLTAPNGRSQRKVILAALADARLEPADVDAVEAHGTGTPLGDPIEVQALQEAYGRDRGGRGALRIGSLKSNVGHTQGAAGAAGVIKMVMALRGGVLPRTLHAEEPSPRIDWEAGAVEVLADEAPWPAGDAERPRRFGVSSFGISGTNAHVIIEEPSAAAEAEGAGEAAASPFGPAAVPWTLSAKAEESLGAQVERFEGFLAGRADLDPVDVGFSLAAGRSVFEHRAFALAGEAGRGEWVRGSVAGSGRTVFVFPGQGSQWIGMGAELLDSSSVFAEAIAECEAVFAGLVDWSLTDVLRGVEGSASLERVDVVQPALFAVMIGLARVWRSLGVEPDAVLGHSQGEIAAAHVAGALSLEDAARVVILRSQALRVLAGSGGMVSIAAPRTEVEQIIADRDGLSIAVVNGPEATVVSGDAHLLDGLAAECETAGLRARRIPVDYASHSTHVERIQGELHDLLAGIEPQRSEISFFSSLEGDWIEDTTALDATYWYRNLREPVLFGPAVEKLKNEGYLFFVETSPHPVLLMALPDDVIGIGSLRRDEGGPDRLLLSAGEGWTSGLAIDWASLFADTGAKRVDLPTYAFQRERYWLDSVPAARRPAASLDDWRYTVAWTPAAPAHAASPGAEAEPPAPSGRWLVLAPEARDGDASAIADLLKSYGAVPEVLRTDAATGTDRTALARRAAEAAASGPLGGVLLLVPAGDQEGASAAVPVGVHTAATAVQAMADAGIGAPLWCVTRGAVSAVRTDPPADPGQAAVWGLGRVAALEHPDLWGGLIDLPDALGAEAAPVFAAVLGGAYGAEDQIALRGPGALVRRLTRAPAGAAPDAGPRLSGAPEDPGAVLVTGAFGALGGHVARRLAAEGVHRLVLVGRRGAETPGAEGLIAELRAAGAEVTAAACDVGDRDQVAALIDGVRGSGPRLSAVVHAAGVPGGEPVVRLTGDALDRVLRAKTAGARHLDELTRGLGLDAFVLFSSNAGVWGSGGQSGYAAANAYLDALAERRRAAGEHALSVAWGLWDGDGMGGAADGDYWHRRGVRPMPPEAATDSLWSAVARDETFVAVADVDWERFADAFTVGRPSRLIRGVPEAARALDGAAAEGGGRDGSASSLAERLRALPAGEREPFLTELVRTEAAAVLGHASPSRVGEDRAFKEVGVDSLTAVELRNRMNAATGRRLPATLVFDHPTPRALAAHLHGLLVPGGAAAGGESAEEERVREALAGIPVGRLREAGLLDRLLALADEADRSPASTVPADGGGEGAPSADGPDIDALDADSLVRLALGGADT; encoded by the coding sequence GTGGAGAACGCGAACGGCAACGAGGCCCGGCTGCGCGAGTACCTCAAGCGGGTGACGGCCGAGCTCCAGCAGAGCGGCCGCCGGGTGCGGGAGTTGGAGGAGCGCGCGCACGAGCCGGTCGCGATCGTCGGCATGGCCTGCAGGCTGCCCGGCGGCGTGGAGTCCCCGGAGGACCTGTGGCGCCTCGTCGCCTCCGGCACCGACACGATCACCGGCTTCCCCGACGACCGCGGCTGGGACGCCCGAGGGCTGTACGACCCCGACCCGGACAGCGCCGGGAGGACCTACTGCCGCAGCGGCGGGTTCCTGGAGGGTGCGGCCGACTTCGACCCGGGGTTCTTCGGGATCTCGCCGCGCGAGGCGCTGGCCATGGACCCCCAGCAGCGCCTCTCCCTCACCCTGGCGTGGGAGGCGATCGAGCGCGCCGGGATCGTCCCTCGCTCGGTGCGCGGCGAACGGGTCGGCGTCTTCATGGGCGCCTGGCACACCGGCTACGGCGCCGGGGAGCAGGAGCCGCCCGCCGGCCTCGAAGGCCACCTGGTGAGCGGCGCGGCCCTCGGGTTCGTCGCCGGGCGGGTCTCCTACGTGCTGGGCTTCGACGGGCCCGCGGTGACCGTGGACACCGCCTGCTCGTCGTCGCTGGTCGCGCTGCATCAGGCGGTGCGGGCGCTGCGCGGCGGCGAGTGCGACATGGCGCTGGCCGGCGGGGTCACGGTCATGCCCAACCCCGACCTGTTCGTCCAGTTCAGCCGGCAGCGCGGGTTGGCGCCCGACGGGCGGTGCAAGGCGTTCGCGGCCGGCGCCGACGGGTTCGGGCCGGCCGAGGGCGCGGCGACGCTTCTGGTCGAGCGGCTGTCGGACGCCCGCCGCAACGGCCACCCGGTGCTGGCGGTCGTCAGGGGCAGCGCGATCAACCAGGACGGCGCGTCCAACGGGCTGACCGCGCCCAACGGCCGCTCGCAGCGGAAGGTCATCCTCGCCGCGCTGGCCGACGCCCGGCTGGAGCCGGCCGACGTGGACGCCGTGGAGGCGCACGGGACGGGCACGCCGCTGGGCGACCCGATCGAGGTGCAGGCGCTCCAGGAGGCGTACGGCCGGGACCGCGGCGGGCGCGGCGCGCTGCGGATCGGGTCGCTGAAGTCGAACGTCGGGCACACGCAGGGCGCGGCGGGTGCGGCGGGCGTGATCAAGATGGTGATGGCGCTGCGCGGCGGCGTGCTGCCGAGGACGCTGCACGCGGAGGAGCCCTCGCCGCGGATCGACTGGGAGGCGGGCGCGGTCGAGGTGCTGGCCGACGAGGCCCCCTGGCCCGCCGGGGACGCGGAGCGGCCGCGCCGGTTCGGGGTGTCCTCGTTCGGGATCAGCGGCACCAACGCGCACGTGATCATCGAGGAGCCCTCGGCGGCCGCCGAGGCGGAGGGGGCGGGCGAGGCGGCGGCCTCGCCGTTCGGGCCCGCCGCCGTCCCGTGGACGCTCTCCGCGAAGGCCGAGGAGTCCCTCGGCGCTCAGGTGGAGCGGTTCGAGGGTTTCCTGGCCGGGCGTGCGGACCTGGATCCGGTGGACGTGGGCTTCTCCCTGGCGGCGGGGCGCTCGGTGTTCGAGCACCGCGCTTTCGCCCTGGCAGGCGAGGCGGGACGGGGCGAGTGGGTGCGCGGCTCGGTCGCGGGGTCGGGCCGGACGGTGTTCGTCTTCCCGGGGCAGGGCTCGCAGTGGATCGGCATGGGCGCCGAACTGCTCGACTCCTCTTCGGTGTTCGCCGAGGCGATCGCCGAGTGCGAGGCCGTCTTCGCCGGGCTGGTCGACTGGTCGCTGACCGACGTGCTGCGCGGCGTTGAAGGCTCTGCGTCCCTGGAGCGGGTGGACGTCGTCCAGCCGGCGCTGTTCGCCGTCATGATCGGCCTCGCCCGCGTATGGCGCTCGCTGGGCGTGGAACCCGACGCGGTACTCGGTCATTCGCAGGGCGAGATCGCCGCGGCTCATGTGGCGGGAGCCCTCTCGCTGGAGGACGCCGCCCGGGTGGTCATCCTGCGCTCCCAAGCCCTGCGGGTGCTGGCCGGCTCCGGCGGCATGGTCTCCATCGCCGCCCCCAGAACCGAAGTCGAACAGATCATCGCAGACCGGGACGGGCTGTCCATCGCGGTGGTCAACGGCCCCGAAGCGACCGTCGTCTCCGGCGACGCCCACCTCCTCGACGGCCTGGCCGCCGAATGCGAAACAGCCGGCCTGCGGGCCCGCCGGATCCCGGTCGACTACGCCTCCCACTCCACCCACGTCGAGCGCATCCAGGGCGAGCTGCACGACCTGCTCGCGGGCATCGAACCGCAGCGCTCCGAGATCTCCTTCTTCTCCTCCCTCGAAGGCGACTGGATCGAGGACACCACCGCTCTGGACGCGACCTACTGGTACCGCAACCTGCGCGAACCCGTCCTCTTCGGACCCGCAGTGGAGAAGCTGAAAAACGAGGGGTACCTCTTCTTCGTCGAGACCAGCCCGCACCCCGTGCTCCTGATGGCGCTGCCCGACGACGTCATCGGAATCGGCTCACTCCGCCGCGACGAAGGCGGACCCGACCGCCTCCTCCTCTCCGCCGGAGAGGGATGGACATCCGGTCTGGCCATCGACTGGGCGAGCCTCTTCGCCGACACCGGCGCGAAGCGGGTCGACCTGCCCACCTACGCCTTCCAGCGCGAACGCTACTGGTTGGACTCGGTCCCCGCCGCCCGTCGCCCCGCGGCCTCCCTGGACGACTGGCGCTACACGGTCGCCTGGACCCCGGCCGCGCCCGCGCACGCGGCCTCCCCCGGCGCAGAGGCGGAACCGCCCGCCCCGTCCGGCCGGTGGCTGGTCCTCGCCCCCGAGGCCCGGGACGGCGACGCCTCGGCCATCGCCGACCTGCTGAAGTCGTACGGCGCCGTCCCCGAGGTCCTCCGGACCGACGCCGCCACCGGCACCGACCGCACTGCGCTCGCGCGCCGGGCGGCGGAGGCCGCGGCGTCCGGTCCGCTGGGCGGTGTCCTCCTCCTGGTTCCCGCCGGTGACCAGGAGGGGGCCTCCGCCGCCGTTCCGGTCGGGGTGCACACCGCCGCCACCGCAGTCCAGGCCATGGCCGACGCCGGCATCGGCGCCCCGCTGTGGTGCGTGACGCGCGGGGCGGTGTCCGCGGTGCGCACCGACCCGCCCGCCGACCCCGGACAGGCAGCCGTATGGGGACTGGGCCGCGTCGCCGCACTGGAACACCCCGACCTATGGGGCGGCCTCATCGACCTGCCCGATGCGCTCGGCGCGGAGGCCGCACCGGTGTTCGCGGCGGTCCTCGGCGGCGCCTACGGCGCGGAGGACCAGATCGCGCTCCGCGGTCCGGGCGCGCTCGTCCGGCGCCTGACCCGCGCCCCCGCGGGCGCCGCCCCGGACGCCGGGCCCCGGCTGTCGGGCGCGCCGGAGGACCCCGGGGCCGTGCTGGTCACCGGCGCGTTCGGGGCTCTGGGCGGCCACGTCGCGCGCCGGCTCGCCGCCGAGGGCGTGCACCGCCTGGTGCTCGTCGGCCGGCGCGGCGCCGAGACTCCGGGCGCCGAGGGACTGATCGCCGAGCTGCGGGCCGCGGGCGCGGAGGTGACCGCCGCCGCCTGCGACGTCGGCGACCGCGACCAGGTGGCCGCCCTCATCGACGGGGTACGGGGTTCCGGCCCGCGGCTGTCCGCGGTGGTGCACGCCGCGGGTGTGCCCGGCGGCGAGCCGGTGGTGCGGCTCACCGGCGACGCGCTCGACCGGGTGCTGCGCGCGAAGACCGCCGGCGCCCGCCACCTCGACGAGCTCACCCGCGGCCTGGGCCTCGACGCGTTCGTGCTGTTCTCGTCCAACGCCGGCGTGTGGGGCAGCGGCGGGCAGTCCGGTTACGCGGCCGCCAACGCCTACCTGGACGCACTGGCCGAGCGGCGGCGCGCCGCCGGTGAGCACGCGCTGAGCGTGGCCTGGGGGCTGTGGGACGGCGACGGCATGGGCGGGGCGGCCGACGGCGACTACTGGCACCGCCGCGGTGTGCGCCCCATGCCCCCGGAGGCCGCGACGGACTCCCTCTGGTCTGCGGTCGCGCGCGACGAGACGTTCGTCGCCGTCGCCGATGTGGACTGGGAGCGGTTCGCCGACGCCTTCACGGTGGGCCGCCCCAGCAGGCTGATCAGGGGGGTTCCCGAGGCGGCCCGGGCGCTCGACGGCGCTGCGGCGGAGGGCGGCGGGCGGGACGGCTCGGCGTCCTCTCTAGCGGAGCGGCTGCGCGCGCTGCCGGCCGGCGAGCGGGAGCCGTTCCTCACCGAGCTGGTGCGGACGGAGGCCGCCGCGGTGCTGGGGCACGCGTCGCCGTCGCGGGTGGGTGAGGACCGGGCCTTCAAGGAGGTCGGGGTGGACTCGCTCACCGCGGTCGAGCTGCGGAACCGGATGAACGCGGCCACCGGGCGGCGGTTGCCCGCGACGCTCGTCTTCGACCATCCGACGCCGCGCGCGCTCGCCGCCCACCTGCACGGCCTGCTGGTGCCGGGTGGCGCTGCCGCGGGCGGGGAGTCCGCCGAGGAGGAGCGCGTCCGGGAGGCGCTGGCCGGCATCCCCGTCGGGCGGCTCCGCGAGGCGGGGCTGCTGGACCGGCTGCTGGCCCTGGCCGACGAGGCGGACCGCTCTCCGGCCTCCACCGTCCCCGCCGACGGGGGCGGGGAGGGCGCGCCCTCCGCCGACGGGCCCGACATCGACGCACTGGACGCCGATTCCCTGGTGCGCCTGGCGCTCGGCGGAGCCGACACGTGA